CCATCGAGGCTGACGACGACGAACAGCACGTCGCGCTGGAACCCCGTCAGGTCCGCGAGTGGCTGTGGTTCGTCCGGGAGGTCGGGAGTCGGTTCGCCGGTGTCGTTAGTGGTGTCGTACACGGACATGGCAATCACGACGGCGCGAGCCGTCGACGCCGCGGCCGGGACTCGAACCCGGTGGTCGGCCTGGCTACCGAACGCGGTGAATCACCGCTACGCACGCTCGTCGTCCGCCGATGTCGCCGCTGAACCGTCGTGAGAACCGGCCCGCTCCAGACGTCGCTCGAACCGCTGCCACTCCCGGGTGAACGCCCCGCTTTCCTTCAGATCCCAGACGTCAGCAGTCTCGACGATCTGTCCAGAGTGCCACGAGACCAGCACGTTCCAGAGCCAGAGCAGTTGGGCGAGCCCGATCAGGTAGGCCCCGAGGGTGGCGAGCTGTTGGACGGTGGCGAACTGCGCGGGGTAGGTCGCCATCCGGCGCGGCAGCCCCCCCATCCCGACGACCAGCATGGCGAGGAAGGCGATCACGACCCCGATCGCCGTCAGCCAGAAATGTGCGCGAGCGAGTCCGGGATCGAACAGCCGCCCAGTGAAGAGCGGGAACCAGTAGTACGACGCCGCGAACAGCGCGAACACCACCGTCCCGACGAGCACGAAGTGAAAGTGACCGACGACGTAGTACGTGCCGTGATACAGCAGGTCCACCGGGATGGAAGCGAGGAACACGCCGGTGACGCCGCCGACGACGAAGTTCCCGATCGCGCCGACGCAGAACAACATCGGTGCGGTCAGCCGAACCCTGCCGCCCCACATCGTGGCGATCCAGTTGAACGTCTTGACCGCGCTCGGCAGCGCGATCGCGAGCGAGACCGCCATGAAGCTCGCCCGAATCCGGGGATCGATCCCGGTCGTGAACATATGGTGAGCCCAGACGCCGAAGGCGAGCACCCCGATCGCCAGCGTCGAGTAGACCACGAACTGGAAACCGAACAGCTCGCGGCCCGCGAACTTCGGGATGATATGGCTGAGTAATCCCATCGGCGGCAGCACGAGGATATAGACTTCGGGATGGCCGAAGAACCAGAACAGGTGCTGCCAGAGCAGCGGGCCGCCCGCTTCGACCGCGAAGAAGGTCGTCCCGAGATTGCGATCGAGGAGGAGCATGACGACCGCGCTCCCGAGCACCGGAAACGCGAACAGCACGAGTCCGCTCGTGGCGAGTACCGTCCACGAGAAAACGTCCAACCGATGCCACCCGACCGCTTCGGCGCGCTCGGCGACGATCGTCACGACGAAGTTACCAGCACTCAGGAGCGTGCTGACGCCGCTCAGATGGAGTCCGAGCAACACGAGGTCGAGATCGACGTTCGGAGCGCGCCTCGACAGCGGCGGATAGAGTGTCCAGCCGGTCGCCGGAGGGTTCATCCCGGGAACGCCGAGCAAGTCCGCAAAGATACCGGCACGCATGAGGACGAACGCCGCCGGGAGCAGCCAGAACGCGGTCGCGTTCACCCGCGGGAACGCCATGTCATCCGCGCCGATCAGCGACGGCACCACGTAGTTCGCGAGCCCAAACGCAACCGGCGTCGCGAAGAGAAAGAGCATCGTCAGGCCGTGGGTCGTGAACAGCTCGTTGTAGGTCTCGGGGCTCCAGACGTCGGCTGGGGGAGTGAGGAGCCCAGTTCTGAGCAACATTGCGTCGAGTCCACCGAGCAGACCGGCTCCGGTTCCGAAAACGAGGTACAGCAGGCCGATGTCCTCGTGATCGACGGTGGTGACCCACCTGAGCGCACCGCGGAGTTTCTCGCGGTCGTCGACTGCTCGTCCGGTGGGTGGTCCTGCCATGCTGAACGCTCGTTATCCGGCGTCGAGGGGATCGCCGCCGAGACGTGTCGTGCCCACGAGGAACTCGCGGACGCCAACCGCACCGACGACTGCTGCGAGTCCGAACGCGAGGGTCGGGCTCACGGCGTACAGCACGCCGCCGACGAGAGCGCTCGGAACGCGCAACGCGGCCCGTGCCGTTCGATACCCGCGACGATCGTCCGAGATGTCGTTCGCGTCGTCAGTCTCCGTCGTAGTGTCATCTCCCGTCATGATCCCATCGACGAACGCATGGCGGGTCGGGAGGCCTGCGCGATACAGCCCGAACGCCGCGAACAGGCCGGCGACGATGGCCGCGTTCGCGGGCGCGCTGACCAGCGTGATCGGGAACAGCGCCGCGACGAGAAGGGTGCCGGCGACGACGCGCTCGCGGCCGATTCGGTTGGCGAGCCGCGTCAGCGGTTCGGTTGCGATGAGCGCGACGCCCATCTCGGCGACCAGACACACCCCGAAGAACGCGTCGGGCCGGAGCCGCTGGCCGAGCAGCGTGACGTCGATCCGGAGCACGCTCGTCACGGTGATGACGAGGAACACCGAGACCATCCCGACCGCGAACTCCACGAGCGCGTCGCCGAAGAGGGGCTGTCTCACCGATCGCGGCAACGAGCGCAGCGAATCGAGCGTGGATCGGATCGGCTCGTCGGGGGTGGTGATCCAGCCGTCAGCCGCCGTCTCGTCGTCGGTCGCATCGTTGGAGCGAGCGCTCCCTGTTACCAAGTCTGCACTCGCAGCCGGTATCTCGTCCTCGTCGAGCACCGCGAGGAGAACGGTCGTCGTCACCCCGATCGCGGCTGCGAGCCCGAGCACGACCTGGAGCGCCGTGATCGCTGGCGAGATCAGGGTCAGAAGGCCGACCACGACCGGCAGGCCGGCGAGCAGCGCGACGTACCGTGGCGTCCGTGCGTGGCGAATCACCTGCGGGACGCGGTCGCGGATCCGCTGTGGAACCACGCCGATCGCGGCGGCGGTCTCCGGCCCGACGGCCTGCCACGACTCGATCAACGCGAGGC
The genomic region above belongs to Halococcus saccharolyticus DSM 5350 and contains:
- a CDS encoding cbb3-type cytochrome c oxidase subunit I — its product is MAGPPTGRAVDDREKLRGALRWVTTVDHEDIGLLYLVFGTGAGLLGGLDAMLLRTGLLTPPADVWSPETYNELFTTHGLTMLFLFATPVAFGLANYVVPSLIGADDMAFPRVNATAFWLLPAAFVLMRAGIFADLLGVPGMNPPATGWTLYPPLSRRAPNVDLDLVLLGLHLSGVSTLLSAGNFVVTIVAERAEAVGWHRLDVFSWTVLATSGLVLFAFPVLGSAVVMLLLDRNLGTTFFAVEAGGPLLWQHLFWFFGHPEVYILVLPPMGLLSHIIPKFAGRELFGFQFVVYSTLAIGVLAFGVWAHHMFTTGIDPRIRASFMAVSLAIALPSAVKTFNWIATMWGGRVRLTAPMLFCVGAIGNFVVGGVTGVFLASIPVDLLYHGTYYVVGHFHFVLVGTVVFALFAASYYWFPLFTGRLFDPGLARAHFWLTAIGVVIAFLAMLVVGMGGLPRRMATYPAQFATVQQLATLGAYLIGLAQLLWLWNVLVSWHSGQIVETADVWDLKESGAFTREWQRFERRLERAGSHDGSAATSADDERA